The segment AGCGGATTCGGATACCTCTTCCCCGTGTGGATCAAAGGATCGGGCTTTGTCAACGCAATCCTCGGTACAGCCACTCTATCGACCCGCGAAATGACCGCGATGCACCTCGTCAACAGCGGCGTATTCTACGGCGGCGGACGCATTCAAACCATGCAGGTATTGCCCCACCACTTCAAAGCCATGGACGATGTGCCTGCAGAACGCGGCAAACACTGGACGAGTGGCGTCGTCTTTCTCGCATTCACCATGGGCTTCTTTGTCTGTGCCGCCACCATCATCTACTATTGTTATCGCGACTCCGCGCTCTTCTTGCGTTCCTGGACCCTCTGGGAAGGACCCCTGGGTATTTTTGGTGGAATTGGACGCGCATTGGGCGAAACCGAAAAAACATCTTTCGACCCCCAAAAACTCGGCATCTGGCTCCTGGGCGCAGGAATAGCCGCATTATTGGCGGGCCTGCGCACCTGGTTCCCCCGCTGGCCACTGCATCCCCTTGGTCTCGCATTTCAATACACAACGGGACCGCGCTATTACGCCCTGAGCATACTCATGGTCTGGGCAGCCAAACTCCTCATCGTCCATTTTGGCGGTCCACGCCTCTACGAACGCGCAAAACCCTTCTTCTACGGCACAGTAATAGGCTATTGCACCGGCATTGGCGTCGGAATGGTCATAGACCTCATCTGGTTCCCCGGCTCAGGACATGGTTTCCACAATTTTTAATAAAAGATTGAGGATGGGTGCAAGAATAAAAATGCTACTCACCGTCATCGCCTTATGCACGGCGTCTGCATCGGCGCAACGCATTGCACCAGACGAATCGTGGCGCACGCTCGATACAGAACACTTCCGCGTCACTTTTCCTGCGCACCTCGAAGACATGGGACGCAGGGCAGCGGAGCGCGCAGAATGGGCGCACGCCCGGCTATCCGAACAGTTCATCGCCGCACCACGCGGGATAATTGACCTTGTACTAACCGATCACATCGACGTCTCGAATGGCTTCGCGGGTGTGTGGCCCTCGAACCGGATTACCATCTACGCCCGCCCACCTATCGACTCCTTCGGACGTGCCTATTACAATGATCGGCTGGAAAACGTCATCGTACACGAACTGGCGCACATCTTCCACATTGATCGTCCGGGCCGCTATAGTTGGTTGCAAAAGCCCTTTGGGAAAGTGCCAGTACCTTTCTTATCATTCCCCGCAGGTGCCACCCCACGGTGGGTACGCGAAGGAATCGCCGTCTGGTACGAATCCGCACTGACTGGCACCGGACGCACTCTTGGAACATTCCACAAAATGGTACTGCGAACAGCGGCTCTCGAAGGGCGGTTTGAGTCCATCGGCCAGGCGGGAGGTAACTCGCCCCAGTGGCCGGGTGGCACCCGTGCTTATGCTTACGGATCGCTCTTCTTCGAACACCTGATACAAAAATACGGACGCGACCGCATGATAGCCTTCGTCGAAGCAGTGGAAAAACAGTGGATACCCTACCGCCTCGATGCCGCCGGACGCAGCGCCTTTGGCACCACCTTGACGAACGAGTGGAAAGCGTGGGCAGATACACAGCGGACAGCGGCGGCGGAACTGGACACCCGCCTCGCCAAATTCGGTGCAATCACCGAGCCACAGGCGATAACCCGCGGTGCCCGCTATGCGTACCACCCAAAAGTATCGCCCGACGGCAAAACACTGTACTACATCCGATCAGATGGACGGTCAGATGCCAAACTGGTATCAACCAGATTAGATGGCAGTGGTGAATCGACCGTAACCCTGACCAATGGCAGCACCACATTTGCCTTCATCCCCAATGGAGACATCGTCTTCGCACAATATGAATTTGCCGACCGCTATCGCAGATTTAGAGATCTCTACCGCGTAACGCCGGGCAGTGATGTACGACGTATAACAACTCGCGCCCGCTTAACTGCCCCATCGGCCAGTCCTGCAGGCTGGGCAGTCGCTGTCACCGAAGGAGAGGGAACCAGCGGGCTGGCGCGGGTCAATCTCAGCAGCGGTGCCATCGAGATGCTGGTCCCTCCCGACCCGGACATTCACTGGGCGTACCCGGCAATCTCACCTGATGGCCGATGGATTGCGGCGACCCGCTGGACTCAGGGACACCACGACATCGTCCTCCTCGATGCACACGGCAAACTCATCTGCGAAGTAACCCATGACCGCGCCCTTGACTTCGCCCCCTCCTGGAGTGTCAACGGGCAGTGGTTGGTCTGGGCATCTGACCGCAGCGGCATCCCGAACATACTCGCGGCAAAGGTCGATAACGGGCAAGTCTCGCCCCCCGTCATGCTGACCAATCTCCGCACAGGAGCGGCGTACCCCAGCGTCGGTCCGACGGACCGCTGGCTCTACTTCTCAGCTTACCACGTCAATGGCTGGGAGATCGAACGGATTCCATTCAATCCCATTGCGGCACCACCCGCGACTCGCGCGGACTCAACACACACCGTTGCCGAGGTCGCCAACAGAACACGCAGACTCGCTGAGGGACAGGTGCGCGCCTACTCGCCGCTTGCGACCCTGCGTCCCTACTACTGGGTACCCATATCCTATGACCCCATCGCAGTACCCGCTCACCGCAAGGGTGAAACGGCAATACCTCGCACTAAAGTACTCGGTACATCCATCGGCGCTCGCACCTCCGGGATCGACCTCGTACGCCGTCACGCATACACCGTCGGTGCGCGTATCTTCCTACCAATTAAGTCCTCTTCCTCTGGAAGAACAACGGGCAATTTGTCGTACCGCTACTACGGCCTGGGAAACCCCTCGCTCGGGTTATCGCTATCGCAGAATTGGGACGAAGACGGTGCCAGATTATACCGGGAGAGTACCGATGCCCCAACCGAAACCTTCTTCGTCCTCGAGCGGCAACGCCGCGCCTCAGGATCAATGACGCTGGTAAAGCCAAAGGCGCGAAGCAGTGTCTCACTCACAGTCTCCGGCGGACTCGTGCAAGAGGATCGACAAGTACTGGACTCTGCGCTACGAAAAACCCATCGCTTTCAACTCGACGATCCGCGCAGCACCCTGGGCGAACTATCGGTGCGTTTCTCCGCCACCAATGCGCGCTCATCCGCCTTTCAGATGGGATCGGCGACCGGCACATCGTTCTCCGTCCGCGTCAGGCGGCGCCACGACCTCTCCCGCGCCTCAAATGACCACTCAGTCGATGACATTAGAGGCACCATCAGGACCTACGCGAGACTGCCACACTGGTTTCCGGGCCGCCAATTCGCGGCACCCGTGCTGGCACTGCGCGCGAGTGCTGGCGCATCTCGAGGTCCGGGCAGTGATAACGACTACTTCGACATCGGAGGCGCTGAGTCGATCACTTTCCCGGCACGAGGATACGATACATCTACGCGGTCGGGACAGCACGCCTGGTCCGCATCCCTGGAATACCGCGCCCCCCTCGCATTAGAGAATCGCGGCCTGCGGGCGTGGCCGATACACTACAACCGCATCTTCTGGACATTCTTCGCCGACGCCGCCAACACCTATGGGCGCGACACATCGCAGTCGCGCCCACTCCTCTCGGCTGGCACCGAGATTATCATCGACTATTACGTCCTCTATTCGGCAATCCGCTACCGCCTCGGCGTGGCATACCGATTCACCGATCCAGAAGGCGTCGGCTACTACGTCCGCGTCGGCACATCGTTCTAAACCAACGCCACGGGTGTGTTTTTATGTCATTGACAACACCATCAAAAACCATTTTCTTTTTTTAGCTACTATCGGAAGAATAAAAATCGCAGAGGAGTTTGCTCGTGGCGTTTCAAGATCACTTTAGTTATTACGGTCCCACGCGCCTCATCATGGGGCGAGGGACTATTGGCAACATCCCCCAAATTTTGAACGAACAGCAGGTGAAAAAGGCACAAATCGTAACCGACAGGGGCCTCGTCCAGGCCGGCGTTGTCGCACGCGTTACAGAAATACTCGACAAATCGCACATAGCCTACAGCATCTACGACGGCGTTGAACCCAATCCCCCCATTCGCAACGTCGAGGATTGTGCCGCGCAATACCAGTCGGAAAATTGCGACTTCCTGCTCGCCATTGGTGGGGGATCCTCAATGGACGTGGCAAAAACCTCGGGCGTACTCGTCAATCACGGGGGAAAAATCACCGATTATTTTATCGGCGAAAAACCCGTTCCCGGTCCCATCCCCTTTCTCCTGTGCGTCCCCACCACCTATGGCACAGCCAGCGAAGTCACGCCCTTTGCCGTCATTACCGACGACAACCACTTCAAAGGCACCGTCTCAGGTCCCTATGTCATTCCCGATGTGGGCATTCTCGATGCCGATATGGCCGTCGCATTGCCACTGCCCATAGCCGCAGCGACCGGAATGGATGCATTGACACACGCCATTGAATCCTATGTGTCTCTAATGTCCAACCCCATCTCCGAAGGCATGGCCCTGCACGCCATCCGCCTCATCTCGCAAAATTTGCGACAAGCCGCGTA is part of the Gemmatimonadota bacterium genome and harbors:
- a CDS encoding iron-containing alcohol dehydrogenase; its protein translation is MAFQDHFSYYGPTRLIMGRGTIGNIPQILNEQQVKKAQIVTDRGLVQAGVVARVTEILDKSHIAYSIYDGVEPNPPIRNVEDCAAQYQSENCDFLLAIGGGSSMDVAKTSGVLVNHGGKITDYFIGEKPVPGPIPFLLCVPTTYGTASEVTPFAVITDDNHFKGTVSGPYVIPDVGILDADMAVALPLPIAAATGMDALTHAIESYVSLMSNPISEGMALHAIRLISQNLRQAAYSDHNHEATQNMIIGSTMAGFAFSQTRLGNVHAMSHPVGGHYGVPHGIANSILLTRIMTYNRYACPEKFADIAAAMGEDVNGLGAVDASVLAVEAVQNLSDDVGIPATLGEAGAKAEGIHVMAEDAMKSGNIQVNPRKTTIKDVIALYEESM